The following nucleotide sequence is from Archocentrus centrarchus isolate MPI-CPG fArcCen1 chromosome 6, fArcCen1, whole genome shotgun sequence.
ACATAACCCCCAACAtatgaaaggaaaacacacacagctcccTGCTGCAAACTGCTGGCTACAAACGCACAATGCAGAATGCTGCAGATGAATTACGGCTCATTTTCACTCTCGATTTAGCTGAACAGCCACTCAACCAGCAGTTACTTATTTATCAAGAGCTCGCACCTTAAGCATGGGTCCATTTTGAAACAGGTGTCGCTCGTCACAAACAACACAGTATTCATTCAGTGTTGGGATCCTCTGCTCTGCATACCTCATTATCTGTGCACACAATGAAAACAGATCATTAAAATTAGCTTTCTTAGTTGGAGCTAAAAACCTAAATGCAAAATACTGTATTTACTTTGCTTAGATTctttattataaatattttttaaatgagaacCAAGAAATTcttgtctctttctgttttattcttcTGAAGTTTCCATTGAGataatatggaaaataaaaacactaaccTACATAAATGTTATACTTAAAGTGAATACATAGCACCAATTTACAACAGTAATCAACTCAAAgcgcttttaacaggaagagaactCCAGCAGAACAAGGTTTCACCTGTACCAAGAAGCCGTGCTGCAGAGTTGGTGTGGTCTTACAGTGCCCGATTGCCTGGGATGTGAAGAGCAGCTCTATCAGCTGTTTAGTGTTAAGCTGTGCTGATGATTTCACTGCCGAGACCATCACTCTCTGTGGAAAAAGGATCACGTTCACAACTAAAATAAAGGTAACAGGAGAATCAAAACTCTGGAAAGACTGCCACgaacacagcagcagacagaaaatatttaCACATAAACAGATATTTTCCACATCGATGTACTTTGAAGTATACTTTTCCTCACCTTTCCACTGGGTGTGTAGGTGAAGAGTTCTCCGATGGGATTCTTAATGGTGTAGGAAGTTGTATGATTTGTGAAACTGTTCAGCTTCATTGCTGGTAAAATGATCCGACCCCTCACAGCCGGTTCCTGGAGCTCCTTTTGCCTGATGATAGTTAGGCAGAAGTTAATTGATCCATGCAAAAACAGATTCAGTCAGTAAGACAGCTGTGTCATTTAACTGCTTCATACTTCGATAGTGGCAGCCTGATGCTAAGTCTTGCGCAGTATTTCTTCATGGTTCCACGTGGCCTGAACCAGCTGTGCCTGTTCTTCTGCCGGGTTACAGTGTTGTCATTTGTCAGGTGCTTCCACACTCGGGATATGAAGACTGTAAGAATACTGGAGAACAGAACTGGCCTTTATGCAATCATCAGATGAACAGTgacatagattaaaaaaaaaaagtgcatgcaGTCTATTAGTGCAGTTAAACTTAATGTATGAACACTCACTTCTGCAATTGTTTCCCAAGACTGAATTGATCAGTATTAGATGGTTGAAAGACCTCAACTGAAGGTGCTGTAGTGAGAAACATCACTTAATCAGGTGTCACACTGTGTTAGACTTAAGTGAATTCTGCATGCAGATGTATTGTTGCTGCTCACCAGGTCCATCCAAATACTGAGACATAGAAAACTGCAGACGGATAATGATGGGCTCTGATAGATTAACCCTCCAGGCTTGAGCTGCTTCCTCCTTTGGACACCAAAAAGATTTTAACACTTTCAGTTGTCATGCAAATATGTCACTTTAGCAGATACATGTGCAGATGTGGTCACAAGGTTACATACAGCATGTCCATTTGTCACAGAGACACAGTTCTTGTAATAGAATAAAAATTTGGTCTCTTCGACAGGTATGAATTTGATTTCCGTTTGTGCCACAACAAACCCATAAAACATGtaacaaacagaaaagaaaactgcactGCATGTTACACATACTGGGAACATGGTACATGTTTTAACTTCATGATACTGCTCTTTAACTTCTTTTCAGTTGGTTAGGATTTCCTTCTCTGTGCCTGAAAATATGAATTATTCAGAACACTGGACACACTGAGAATTATGATGGTGCTGGTATCACAATATCAACAAAAATGTTCCATCCCTGTGGTGAAAACATGATCCAGCACGATAATGAACCTAAACATGCGTTAGAACTGGTTTTTAGGACAGTCAATTCAAGATTAAATTAGGTTAACTTACATATATAAAcacaattaattatttaaataaatttgtgaataatgtagaaaaatgtaatattttatatatatatatatatacatatatatatatatatatatatatgtatgtgtgtgtgtgtgtgtgtgtataaactcTGCAGCTTAATTCAGTGATAAGTAATGTAAATTCAACTCACATCCAAAAAGTTGACATACATTTTTAAGTCCACATCCACATCATCAATTGACCCATACTCCctaggagaagaaaaagaagggaaaTACTGACAATCCGTAAATGTAGCAGGGATCCCTTCTTTTAACAGCCATGAACAAGGAAAGGTGTTCTGATGTTCACCTGACAGAGACTGCAGAGTCTGAATACAGAGTCCTGACTGCCTCAATGTCCCTCTCCAGCCAGGGGTGGGGATAGACGTCAGAGGCATACTGACTATACAACTCCCCCTATGAAGCATGATGAATGAAAATTTTGCAGTTACAGCTTCCGTATATAAAATGACACACACTGAGATGGTTTAAACCTGCTCATCCATCATCTGAACACGTGTATGATGAGCTATTTATTGCGTATCTTTACTCTGTAAAGATATGtttaatacttaaaaaaaaactatgttcTACACTACATGTCTATACAGATGTTCTAAGAAACTTTACTTAAAAACGCAAAGATTAAGAACAAAATTTGAAATGAGACACAGTATGTGAGCAAAAATGTAAGCACAATTTAGGCAAAGATATTGTTTGCATTAGTGTGTTATCAGCTGTGCATTATCTCTTAATGGATGCTTAAAGGAAGAAATTATTATTCCTGACAAATACATTAATTAAGCACTTGAATTAGCATGAAATTATTTGGTATTTCAAACATATGCAATGATATACTGTGCTGGAAGGGTTTTAAAAAAACTACAAGGTTTCATAGGGACACTGAAATTGAAATTGATGCTTACTTGAATTCCACAAAGAATCTCATCAGTGTCACCATCACCATGTCTCTCTTCCCATTCCCACTGCTGGCACTCCTGCTGGATTAATGGGAAGAGTTGCCAATCAAGAGATCCTTTAAGTTACACAGTTCATCTAAACCTTCTATTAACCCAAACAAAGTCAGCTGACCGTGCTGCTAAGACTGTCAATGAAGTCAACACATTTACGACATTTACTatattgaacattttaaaacaggatATATTCCACAATATATAACATAATGCAATTTCTATGTCAAGCTGGTGATCTTAAGAAAGGCAGGGCTTCAGCCATTGACttattttttgtcagtttatCTGCTAATTATGCTAATTGCCTTGTCAGTTACCCACTGTAGTGCAATTCTctgctctaaaaaaaaagactttcctTTCAGATGTATGCAAAGATATCCCCCTCTACATTCACATAAAAATACAGCAGGGTGAATTTGGAGCTTATAGACTCACCATATgttcaggtttttttgtttgtttgttttgtttttttggatctTCTTCAGCAACAACCAACAATGTGGTCACTCCTCTGTGACCGAAACAATTAAACACTATCCGGGAAAAACATATGTGACTTAATTAGTTCAGCTACTTCTGCAATACAATACAAATGAGCAGACTGCGCTCCGTATCTTGAACTATATCAAGAAGATCATCGTTGTTTCCCTCTGGTCTCtggaaaagtaaataaaacaacacatcaACATTATTTTCCTCAGAAGAGTAGATCATGTGTTTACTAATTATTAATGATATAGCTGGTACGAGATTAAAATCTTACTTTTCCTTCAGAAGAatgcagcaagaaaaaaaaagtatattccgTTCCTGTTGATGGCTCTGCTGGCTGTCCCCCTCTGTTTTCAACGGCAGGAAGTCGCACATGTTCAGCCTGACTTCTCAGTCATGTGATTGACTGCAGCTACAGACGGCCTGATCACTTTGTGCAGAGAGATGAACGACTGTAGATGTGGACCTGTTTCTAGATTTAAGTATCTTGTGCCATCTATTTGTGTGACACAGGTAGTCACCTAAAAGCCAAGGCTCATGAATCAGTTTTAAGTCTCTGATGAGAACAAAGCTCATGTGAAGGATGGTTGTACAGGTGATGTTTGGCATTTATTAGCCTAGTTGCCTGTCTGTTCCACCCTGACCTTAATCTGCAGTTACCCTTGTTAGTAGTCGCCCGCTGCTCCACAATCTGGACAGATTAGACACTTCTAGGACCACATATATGTGTGCAGACCTATAATCAACAAGTGCTTTTCTTTGGGGTAATCCACTTAGACAGGAGTGTGTGTTATTGTGTATTTACAGGGGATGAACACAATAGCATAAATCCTCATACAATACAGGATACTgctattttcaaaaacaaagattACTTAATactcttattatttttatacacCCAGTGTTATATTGTAACGTTCAGGTCTTATCAAATAAATTGGTGAAATAATTCTATTCCATCTGATACAGATGGGGAAAGATCCCAAATAAGATTTGAACTAAGAGACCTGCACTTACAGTGTATGTGGTAAACATTTTACCAACTAGAACAGCTCAGAGAGCAAAATATCCAAAGTAAAACATCATGCAGATAAACCAGGACAATGTGAGTGCACAATGTACTCACAACAGCTACATTAAATTTACATCTCAGTTAATGGAATGATTAGAGGTGCCAAACAATATCTGACTGTAATAAAGAAAGCAACAGTAtggtttcattttaaagtttcttttcttttacagcTTGTGTGGTTTTTAGTTCATGTGAcatcataattattttttactgCGAGCACGTTTTTGTTGTACTGCAAGTTGACGCCGTGTGGGATAGAAAAAAAGATGTCAAGACAGTTCAGCAGATCATCCACAAGAGAGAGCTGCTGTTGAGCTGTTgaggcacacacgcacacacacacacacacacacacacacacaaatccattttatatttcatgctACATTTTGCAGTAAATATGCAAACATCAAACTGCAGGTTTTACATGTCATTGCAAATGTTTCTCTgaattttatagattttttttctctctggggGATTTGTGCATTGCATTCTGGTATAATAATGTCCGTCAACaacataatctttttttttaatgcccaaCTGATACTGGATTTATGCTGCAGATGCCAATTTCAGTTTTTAgggaattaaaaaagaaaataaaaaatgtttatttattttaacattaaaaatataatttcagttaAAGAGTTTACACATATcagtggattaaccattacagaaacataaaaaatgattttggtaattaccaaaactGTTCATTTAGGgtagctgtggcataaaccttacactgggtgGTGATCGAATAAATTTGTTAACCACAAGGTTTGAGGACAAAGTAGGGTTTGAAATTAACtaccaattaaaataaaaactaaattacTTTGTTAAATATTTAGGAGTCAGAATGATGAATACTTGATGATGCGATATATGGTGGAGCTGAACTATGGGTCCTTTACTATGTACTATGTACTATGTACTATTTGGTACATGCATTAGTGTATTTTTTGTAAGAGGACTGATAATGCCGCATCTCTGCATGCATTGGTTGTTGCTTTTGATAAGTCAGCTTTCATAATCTTATGTCACTTTCACTTTAGCATCACCTTTTCTCCATTATAACTCCATTATAGTGCATGAGTGTGTTTGGACTGTTGTATTGCACTGCAGGAATGCCAACACACCTGCTGAGTTTATAAAATGTGTAATAAATAAAGGGAGTGGATGCTCAGCTTTACAATGAGCAATCATTTGCGAGATGAAAATAagcagacaaaaaataaaacatgatatTTACACACAACTCACCTCCTTTTCTCACTGGATGTTGAACAtattaatggtaaatggactggttcttatatactgtagcacttttctgctctacttgagcactcaaagcggtTTATACAAAATGTCTTATTCAACcattcacacgcac
It contains:
- the LOC115782166 gene encoding protein mono-ADP-ribosyltransferase PARP6-like isoform X1, whose product is MECQQWEWEERHGDGDTDEILCGIQGELYSQYASDVYPHPWLERDIEAVRTLYSDSAVSVREYGSIDDVDVDLKMYVNFLDEEAAQAWRVNLSEPIIIRLQFSMSQYLDGPAPSVEVFQPSNTDQFSLGKQLQNILTVFISRVWKHLTNDNTVTRQKNRHSWFRPRGTMKKYCARLSIRLPLSKQKELQEPAVRGRIILPAMKLNSFTNHTTSYTIKNPIGELFTYTPSGKRVMVSAVKSSAQLNTKQLIELLFTSQAIGHCKTTPTLQHGFLVQIMRYAEQRIPTLNEYCVVCDERHLFQNGPMLKPAVCSRELCVFSFHMLGVMSGATEEVATGAEVIDLLVAMCRAALQSSRKSLIFEPYPSIVDPRNPKILAFSPKRRSYERLQKALDSVLLIRRMAQGPYSEIKKQLDRIDPLAHPLLQWILASNRSHIVKLPLNKQLKFMHTPHQFLLISSPPCKEARFQTARKLYGSTFAFHGSHIENWHSILRNGLVNASYTKLQLHGAAYGKGIYLSPISSISFGYSEMGNGQHKIPTKEELLQKHKRINQIQKEEMGEARFLQSTNLNCVALCEVITSKNLQKHGNIWVCPISDHVCTRFLFVYENGSVGDVNINTQEDKIQREISQLSSVLKRARTSFPSLQWD
- the LOC115782166 gene encoding protein mono-ADP-ribosyltransferase PARP6-like isoform X2, giving the protein MQECQQWEWEERHGDGDTDEILCGIQGELYSQYASDVYPHPWLERDIEAVRTLYSDSAVSVREYGSIDDVDVDLKMYVNFLDEEAAQAWRVNLSEPIIIRLQFSMSQYLDGPAPSVEVFQPSNTDQFSLGKQLQNILTVFISRVWKHLTNDNTVTRQKNRHSWFRPRGTMKKYCARLSIRLPLSKQKELQEPAVRGRIILPAMKLNSFTNHTTSYTIKNPIGELFTYTPSGKRVMVSAVKSSAQLNTKQLIELLFTSQAIGHCKTTPTLQHGFLVQIMRYAEQRIPTLNEYCVVCDERHLFQNGPMLKPAVCSRELCVFSFHMLGVMSGATEEVATGAEVIDLLVAMCRAALQSSRKSLIFEPYPSIVDPRNPKILAFSPKRRSYERLQKALDSVLLIRRMAQGPYSEIKKQLDRIDPLAHPLLQWILASNRSHIVKLPLNKQLKFMHTPHQFLLISSPPCKEARFQTARKLYGSTFAFHGSHIENWHSILRNGLVNASYTKLQLHGAAYGKGIYLSPISSISFGYSEMGNGQHKIPTKEELLQKHKRINQIQKEEMGEARFLQSTNLNCVALCEAWQHLGVSNF